A portion of the Malania oleifera isolate guangnan ecotype guangnan chromosome 3, ASM2987363v1, whole genome shotgun sequence genome contains these proteins:
- the LOC131151517 gene encoding peroxidase 3-like, protein MNVMMMMKGSCFMNNKNVIIVMVMLIIRGGHGDGDALRHGFYRNSCPHAESIVQNSIWKSVSNNPHLSAKFLRMHFHDCFVRGCDASILLDSTPNSKAEKRASPNQSLTGYKVIEDIKTQLEQTCPGVVSCADIVALAARDAVSFQFGKHLWAVQTGRRDGHISRASEAETNIIPPTSNFSTALQGFTSKGLALRDLVVLTGAHTLGFGHCKFFNHRLYNFTGKGDADPSLNPTYAAFLKRRCPRRSANTTAVSMDESPHFFDAGYFVNLVKNRGLFQTDAALMTDNQAAAVVNDMLVPGSFYRQFAGSIIKMGRIQVLTGTEGEIRKKCNVVN, encoded by the exons ATGAacgtgatgatgatgatgaagggaAGCTGTTTCATGAATAATAAGAATGTTATAATAGTGATGGTGATGTTAATTATCAGAGGTGGGCATGGGGATGGAGATGCTCTGCGCCATGGGTTTTACAGGAACTCCTGCCCTCATGCCGAATCCATTGTTCAGAACTCCATCTGGAAGAGCGTCTCCAATAATCCTCATCTCTCTGCCAAGTTCCTCAGAATGCATTTCCATGATTGCTTCGTTAGG GGTTGCGATGCTTCCATATTACTAGACTCTACGCCAAACAGCAAAGCCGAAAAGCGTGCATCCCCAAACCAGTCTCTCACCGGATACAAAGTTATCGAAGATATCAAGACCCAACTCGAGCAAACTTGTCCCGGCGTAGTTTCTTGTGCCGACATCGTCGCTCTTGCTGCCAGAGATGCTGTTTCTTTCCAA TTTGGGAAACATTTGTGGGCTGTGCAAACGGGAAGAAGAGATGGTCACATTTCACGAGCCTCTGAGGCTGAGACTAATATCATTCCACCAACATCTAACTTTTCCACTGCTCTACAAGGTTTCACAAGCAAAGGCCTCGCCCTTAGAGATCTTGTTGTTCTAACAG GGGCGCATACTCTGGGTTTCGGCCATTGCAAATTCTTCAACCACCGGCTTTACAACTTCACCGGGAAAGGCGACGCCGACCCTTCTCTGAACCCAACCTACGCCGCTTTCCTGAAGAGGAGGTGCCCGCGGCGATCGGCGAACACGACGGCGGTGAGCATGGACGAGAGCCCCCACTTCTTCGACGCCGGCTATTTCGTCAACTTGGTCAAGAACAGGGGGCTGTTCCAGACCGACGCCGCCCTCATGACCGACAACCAAGCCGCCGCCGTCGTCAACGACATGCTCGTTCCCGGCAGCTTCTACCGCCAATTCGCCGGATCCATAATCAAGATGGGTCGAATCCAAGTGCTCACCGGAACTGAAGGAGAGATTAGAAAAAAATGCAATGTGGTCAACTAA